CCCCTTTTtgcacccccctcccctctcataaataactaacagttCCTAAGTGCAAAGCAGTTTAATTGCAATATAAACCTGTGATTTGCGATTCCTTGGACTCCTGTCAGACCTCCGCTCTTTGTAAAACTGTAATCTTTAGATTTTCAGGATGCGCTGGAGGAGGCGTGTGTTGCCTTGAGGGAGAAACAAAGGTGTACATGAGGTAATGCATGATGTAATCCTGCACCAAAACCTTTCATTCCTtcattcagacaaaaaaacgAGGAGCGCAGAGAGGTCAAGACACCATCGGCGACACTTGACCACACTCTGGACAGCAGAGCGAGCGACTGACACCCCAGAGACCCCGATCTCCACCCCAGGGAGGAGGCCCAGCCCACCTGCTGCTCCTACGCGGGCCGGTATGAGCTCCAGAGGGAGTGGAGGCCGCTCCAACGGCACACTACCACAGACCAAGATCTGCCAGTTCAAACTGGTGCTGCTGGGCGACATGGCTGTGGGCAAGTCCAGCCTGGTGCTGCGTTTCGTCAAGGGACAGTTCGATGAGTTCCAGGAGACAACTATAGGAG
This genomic interval from Plectropomus leopardus isolate mb unplaced genomic scaffold, YSFRI_Pleo_2.0 unplaced_scaffold28873, whole genome shotgun sequence contains the following:
- the LOC121938219 gene encoding ras-related protein Rab-5C-like → MSSRGSGGRSNGTLPQTKICQFKLVLLGDMAVGKSSLVLRFVKGQFDEFQETTIGAAFLAQSVCLDDTTVKFEIWDTAGQERYHSL